From Echinicola soli, a single genomic window includes:
- a CDS encoding ATP-binding protein has protein sequence MKDIFKTIIDQSTDIVFVVENVTPHKIIYGNKAFYEHIAGKLTEMSLQGMDVDGGALSLHEEFILNVDNQYYSFFLEPFEEESVFLFHKGAHVKVSSTHNTGDDNTGSISKGESQFFKLLNNKVPCANFQMVLDDDGKMCFSYLSDKVKKMFKLETHGDEAASLDFLLSKVHPLDVGRVLKSMVHSARLKGHWECVFRISVRENSEPLWVLGRAVPENEAKNLYWYGTLVDISALKQREMELEKAKYDAETSSKVKSDFISTIIHEIRTPLNAISGSVFSLLEEGYATGQKQLLNNISFATDSLIIMVNDLLDFQKTEAGKIQLEYKPFNLRELLGQVIGGLKYQARESKNILNLIASDHLDIGVVGDKLRLAQILNNLISNGLKFTNQGRVDVTATLAEDNDEEVRIYFEVKDTGIGIARENLKKVFNEFEQINQSFDVKYGGTGLGMPITKKLLELMGSEIQVESEEGKGSTFFFELTFGKVVSAAGVSLVPPEPIKHAGYCLPSGLKVLLAEDNDVNAIVIMKIIKRWEMICDRVYDGQEAVDFAGKKKYDIILMDIQMPVMDGCKAAKCIKEQSDVPIIALTASSKNECCAGYDLACIDRFVYKPINAVDLQKNIHELVMTHIS, from the coding sequence TTGAAAGATATTTTTAAGACTATTATTGACCAATCCACCGATATAGTTTTTGTTGTGGAAAATGTGACACCGCATAAAATTATATATGGTAACAAGGCTTTTTATGAGCATATCGCCGGTAAGCTTACCGAGATGTCCTTGCAAGGGATGGATGTAGATGGAGGAGCCCTTTCCCTTCATGAGGAATTTATTTTAAACGTAGATAACCAGTATTATTCATTTTTTTTGGAGCCGTTTGAAGAAGAATCCGTTTTCCTTTTCCACAAAGGTGCCCATGTGAAAGTGTCAAGCACCCATAATACTGGGGATGACAATACAGGATCGATATCCAAAGGAGAATCACAGTTTTTTAAGTTGCTTAACAATAAAGTGCCTTGTGCCAATTTTCAAATGGTATTGGATGACGATGGTAAAATGTGCTTTTCTTACCTGAGTGACAAGGTGAAAAAAATGTTCAAACTAGAAACACACGGAGATGAAGCAGCCAGTTTGGATTTTTTGCTGAGCAAGGTGCACCCGCTGGATGTAGGTAGGGTTTTAAAGTCAATGGTCCATAGTGCCCGTTTGAAGGGGCATTGGGAGTGTGTTTTTAGAATATCGGTTAGGGAAAATAGTGAGCCACTATGGGTCTTGGGGAGGGCGGTTCCCGAAAATGAAGCTAAAAACCTTTACTGGTATGGGACTTTGGTGGATATTTCCGCTTTGAAGCAAAGGGAAATGGAGCTGGAAAAAGCTAAGTATGATGCGGAGACGTCCAGTAAAGTCAAATCAGATTTTATATCGACGATCATACATGAAATCCGCACACCATTGAATGCTATTTCAGGGTCGGTGTTCTCACTCTTAGAAGAGGGGTATGCCACCGGCCAAAAGCAGTTGCTGAACAATATAAGTTTTGCTACTGATAGTTTGATCATCATGGTAAATGACCTCCTGGACTTTCAGAAGACCGAGGCAGGAAAAATACAGCTCGAATACAAGCCATTTAATCTACGAGAGCTTCTGGGGCAAGTGATAGGAGGATTGAAGTATCAGGCTCGAGAATCTAAGAATATATTAAACCTTATTGCTTCGGACCACTTGGATATTGGAGTGGTGGGAGACAAGTTAAGATTGGCCCAAATTTTAAATAATTTGATTTCAAATGGCCTGAAATTCACAAACCAAGGACGAGTAGATGTGACGGCCACACTTGCGGAGGACAATGATGAGGAAGTTAGGATATATTTTGAAGTGAAAGATACCGGAATAGGGATTGCCCGTGAAAATCTTAAAAAAGTCTTCAATGAATTTGAGCAAATCAACCAAAGTTTTGATGTCAAGTATGGGGGCACGGGGCTTGGCATGCCGATTACGAAGAAACTCTTGGAACTCATGGGAAGTGAAATCCAGGTAGAGTCAGAGGAAGGAAAGGGAAGCACTTTTTTCTTTGAGCTTACCTTTGGGAAAGTCGTTTCGGCCGCGGGAGTTTCATTGGTGCCGCCTGAACCAATTAAGCATGCAGGATATTGTTTGCCCAGCGGATTGAAGGTGCTTTTGGCAGAAGATAATGATGTGAACGCGATCGTGATCATGAAAATCATCAAACGATGGGAGATGATATGCGATCGGGTATATGATGGTCAGGAAGCGGTGGATTTTGCGGGAAAGAAAAAATATGACATCATCCTCATGGACATTCAAATGCCTGTCATGGATGGATGTAAGGCTGCAAAATGCATTAAAGAGCAGTCTGATGTTCCCATCATAGCACTCACTGCTTCGTCAAAGAACGAGTGCTGCGCCGGGTATGATCTGGCGTGTATTGACCGCTTTGTATACAAACCAATCAATGCGGTCGATTTGCAAAAAAATATACATGAATTGGTCATGACTCACATTTCTTGA
- a CDS encoding tetratricopeptide repeat protein, with the protein MMENDYEGAVEFYDEALDLDENFADAYYNRGLAFSKMTDYQRAISDFTKAIAISPEFADAYYHRGIANFDNGANYNALSDADRLISITPQDYRGYFLRGLVQETLGDYETALQAFDQAINQDSTIADLYVNKATIHYYQGSIESAESNLKIAERLHPEEANIYNLRSLLAFEKDSITAALKWVNKAIELHAGQAYFYNNRGLYYLFDGQMEAGIEDINFSLKQNSKNLFALRNKGIYYYFSGDKPLAIKYLKEVYSKDPSIKLTKKYLELAQEM; encoded by the coding sequence ATGATGGAAAATGACTATGAAGGAGCTGTGGAGTTTTACGATGAAGCCCTGGACTTGGATGAAAATTTTGCGGATGCCTATTATAATCGTGGTTTGGCATTTTCTAAAATGACCGACTATCAACGTGCCATTAGCGACTTCACAAAAGCCATTGCCATCAGCCCTGAATTCGCAGACGCCTATTATCATCGCGGCATTGCCAATTTTGATAATGGCGCCAATTATAACGCACTATCCGATGCAGACCGACTTATCTCCATCACACCACAAGATTACCGAGGCTACTTTCTTCGTGGTTTGGTCCAAGAAACGTTAGGTGATTATGAAACAGCCCTGCAGGCATTTGACCAAGCCATCAATCAGGACAGCACCATTGCCGACCTTTACGTCAATAAGGCCACGATACATTATTATCAGGGGAGTATTGAATCAGCTGAGTCGAACCTCAAAATCGCCGAAAGACTTCATCCTGAAGAGGCCAATATATATAACCTGAGATCTCTGCTTGCTTTTGAAAAGGACTCCATAACTGCTGCGCTAAAGTGGGTTAACAAGGCAATTGAGCTCCATGCTGGTCAAGCTTATTTTTATAACAACAGGGGACTTTACTACCTTTTTGATGGCCAAATGGAGGCAGGCATCGAAGACATTAATTTCAGTTTAAAGCAAAACAGCAAGAATCTCTTTGCTTTAAGAAATAAAGGCATTTACTATTACTTCTCGGGCGACAAGCCCCTTGCAATTAAGTACCTGAAGGAAGTTTATTCAAAAGATCCATCCATCAAACTGACCAAGAAATATTTGGAGCTGGCTCAAGAAATGTGA
- the arsC gene encoding arsenate reductase (glutaredoxin) (This arsenate reductase requires both glutathione and glutaredoxin to convert arsenate to arsenite, after which the efflux transporter formed by ArsA and ArsB can extrude the arsenite from the cell, providing resistance.): MNKITIFHNPRCGKSRETLKLIQEKVSDDDIEVVKYLEDVPSEEELKNILTMLGVKAGELVRKNEKIWKDNFKGKDFSEDGLIKVMVENPKLIERPIVIKDGKAVIGRPPEQVYSIL, translated from the coding sequence ATGAATAAGATTACGATTTTTCATAATCCACGATGTGGAAAAAGTAGGGAAACCCTGAAATTGATTCAGGAAAAAGTATCAGATGATGATATCGAAGTTGTCAAGTACCTCGAAGATGTCCCTTCAGAAGAAGAGTTGAAAAATATTCTCACCATGCTTGGTGTCAAGGCGGGGGAATTGGTCAGAAAGAATGAAAAGATATGGAAGGATAATTTTAAGGGGAAGGACTTTTCGGAAGATGGGCTCATAAAGGTGATGGTGGAAAATCCGAAGTTAATCGAAAGGCCTATTGTGATCAAAGATGGGAAGGCAGTCATTGGGCGTCCTCCTGAGCAGGTGTATTCCATTTTATAA
- a CDS encoding cation diffusion facilitator family transporter: MKNSKKHWIIASFVLSILLLVLKFYTYYLTGSNAILTDALESIVNVVASGFALYSIHLSSLPRDQNHPYGHGKVEFFSAGIEGVLIMLAGMFIIYQAIVGFIFPPELTSLPFGMALIGISGLANGTLGYLLIGKGKAYDSLTLEADGRHILTDAYSSFVLILGVGIIYWTGIVVFDSILSIMFALYIIFNGYRLVRRSVGGLMDERNPASMSTVIKVLNKHRKNNWIDIHNMRVQQYGADKHIDLHLTLPYYFELTKVHDEVEGMESVLENGLSGHVEVFVHADPCLPEKCCHYCMVNNCPVRKYSRTKKISWDTSNMTKNQKHYHELISDMDENDF; this comes from the coding sequence GTGAAAAATTCCAAAAAGCATTGGATCATAGCTTCTTTTGTGCTCAGTATACTGTTGCTTGTACTGAAATTTTATACGTATTACCTTACTGGCTCCAATGCCATTCTAACAGATGCGCTGGAAAGTATTGTTAACGTGGTCGCTTCGGGCTTTGCGCTTTACAGTATCCATCTCAGTTCCTTGCCACGTGACCAGAACCATCCCTATGGCCATGGTAAGGTGGAGTTTTTTAGTGCAGGTATTGAAGGGGTGTTGATTATGTTGGCCGGGATGTTTATCATTTATCAGGCTATTGTTGGGTTTATCTTTCCTCCTGAACTGACCTCACTACCTTTTGGTATGGCCCTGATAGGTATTTCCGGGCTTGCAAATGGTACCTTAGGATACTTGCTGATCGGTAAAGGGAAAGCATATGATAGCCTGACACTTGAGGCAGATGGCCGGCATATTTTGACAGATGCCTATAGTAGCTTTGTGCTGATTTTGGGTGTAGGGATTATCTACTGGACAGGAATAGTGGTCTTTGATAGTATTCTTTCTATCATGTTTGCCCTTTATATCATTTTTAACGGTTATCGGTTGGTTAGAAGATCTGTGGGAGGCCTGATGGATGAGCGTAATCCTGCATCGATGAGTACGGTGATCAAGGTGCTCAACAAGCACCGCAAAAACAACTGGATAGATATTCATAATATGAGGGTCCAGCAGTATGGAGCCGATAAGCACATTGATCTTCATCTTACCTTGCCTTATTATTTTGAGCTGACGAAGGTACATGATGAGGTAGAGGGAATGGAAAGTGTTTTGGAAAATGGACTCTCCGGTCATGTGGAGGTGTTTGTACATGCAGACCCCTGTCTTCCTGAGAAGTGTTGTCACTATTGTATGGTGAATAATTGTCCGGTTAGAAAGTATTCCCGGACAAAGAAAATTTCCTGGGATACCTCAAATATGACCAAAAATCAAAAGCATTATCACGAGCTGATCAGCGATATGGATGAAAATGATTTTTGA
- a CDS encoding SRPBCC family protein, which translates to MKTSIYTIKIKARPEKIWDILWDDINYQTWTAVFAEESKVETDWQEGSKVLFLDNNGQGMVSRIAKNIPFQFMSIEHLGFYDNGKEDLESENVKGWAGAKENYTLTPLGQSTVLLVEMDIEDSLKEHFDKIWPEALKKIKELSET; encoded by the coding sequence ATGAAAACTTCAATTTATACCATCAAAATCAAAGCAAGGCCCGAAAAAATATGGGATATTCTCTGGGATGACATCAATTACCAAACTTGGACAGCAGTCTTTGCAGAGGAGTCGAAAGTGGAGACCGATTGGCAAGAAGGCAGCAAAGTTTTGTTTCTTGACAATAATGGCCAAGGCATGGTCAGTAGAATTGCCAAAAATATACCTTTCCAGTTCATGTCCATCGAACATCTCGGGTTTTATGACAATGGCAAGGAAGACTTGGAGAGCGAAAACGTAAAAGGCTGGGCAGGAGCCAAGGAAAATTACACCTTAACCCCCCTTGGACAAAGCACCGTATTACTCGTGGAAATGGATATAGAAGATAGCTTAAAGGAGCACTTTGATAAAATCTGGCCAGAAGCATTAAAGAAGATCAAGGAACTATCAGAAACATAA
- a CDS encoding VOC family protein, with the protein MSRIITYLTFNGNCLEAMRFYQACLGGTLEFQTVEESPLSDNLPSAFKKYILHATLNHGRAILLGTDMVSEKGLKKGNSISMMIDCDSENEIRTYLSNLLEGGKLIAPLEENYWGTLFGEVKDKFENYWLLRYQS; encoded by the coding sequence ATGAGTAGAATCATCACATACCTAACATTTAACGGCAACTGCCTGGAAGCCATGCGCTTTTACCAAGCCTGCCTGGGAGGAACGCTGGAATTTCAAACGGTAGAGGAATCCCCTTTATCAGACAACCTTCCATCAGCCTTCAAAAAGTATATTCTTCATGCTACCCTAAACCATGGACGGGCCATACTCCTAGGAACTGATATGGTAAGTGAAAAGGGACTAAAAAAAGGCAATTCCATCTCAATGATGATCGATTGCGACAGCGAAAATGAAATCCGTACCTATTTGTCCAATCTATTGGAAGGCGGGAAACTCATCGCTCCACTTGAAGAAAACTACTGGGGAACCTTATTTGGTGAAGTAAAGGACAAATTCGAAAACTACTGGCTACTCAGGTATCAATCCTAA
- a CDS encoding TonB-dependent receptor, with translation MTTTFHEGLLRNLVLLGFCVGLGSISAFAQTKHTIRGTLEDASTGEGLIGATVFVKELGTGGTSNVYGFYSVTIPEGEYTVTFSFVGYESVTKTVSLDDDKTIDVELAPGSAELEEVVVSAEPEDENVRSTQMSVNKLDMREVESIPVVFGEKDIVKTIQLLPGIKGNEGGGGFFVRGGSADQNLILLDEAPVYNASHLLGFFSVFNSDAIKDLSIYKGHIPAEYGGRASSVLDIKMKEGNTKKFAAQGGIGLISSRATIEAPIVKDKGSFVVSGRRTYVDLFLKLSNDEDINKSTLYFYDLNAKANYKFGDKDRVFVSGYFGRDNFGYADLFGFDWGNATGTIRWNHLFNDRLFLNSTAVFSDYNYVVDISGEEDENDGFKVTSSIRDISLKEDFEYYINPDNTLKFGAGLIRHNFVPGEISPQGDSYINAQTLQNKYAWEAAAYVSEELNVSPALSVNGGLRYSWFAQVGPGEVFTYDQDGDVVSSETYGKGEIVETYGGLEPRLGLTYMLNDETSLKASYGRNRQYLHLVSNSTSGTPIDLWIPSSNNVKPQIADQIAMGYYRNFKDNMYESSMEVYYKDMQNQVDYRTGAELVFNENVESQLLFGKGWSYGAEFFLRKNTGRLTGWVSYTISKTVREFAGVDYGEVYPASWDRPHDFSVVGIYQLNKKWNLSASFVYRSGNAVTYPVGKYEMKGEVINMYGKRNNNRMPDYNRLDIGATMKLRDTEKFSSDLNFSIYNVYARKNAYSISFRENRDDPSQTEAVKIALFSILPSVTYNFRFK, from the coding sequence ATGACGACAACCTTCCACGAGGGGTTGTTGAGAAACCTAGTACTTCTTGGCTTTTGTGTTGGGCTTGGCAGTATTTCTGCCTTTGCACAAACCAAGCATACCATACGGGGAACGCTTGAAGATGCTTCCACGGGAGAGGGGCTTATCGGAGCTACGGTCTTTGTGAAGGAACTGGGCACGGGAGGTACCAGTAACGTGTATGGGTTCTATTCTGTCACCATCCCTGAAGGAGAATATACTGTTACATTTAGTTTTGTAGGGTATGAATCCGTAACAAAAACCGTCTCACTGGATGATGATAAGACCATTGATGTGGAACTGGCGCCGGGGTCAGCAGAACTGGAGGAAGTGGTGGTAAGTGCGGAACCTGAAGATGAAAATGTACGCTCCACCCAGATGAGTGTCAATAAACTGGACATGCGGGAAGTGGAATCCATTCCAGTGGTATTTGGGGAAAAGGATATTGTGAAGACCATTCAGCTACTTCCGGGCATCAAAGGCAATGAAGGAGGCGGGGGATTCTTTGTCCGTGGAGGAAGTGCAGACCAAAACCTGATTTTGCTGGATGAAGCTCCCGTGTATAATGCGTCCCACTTGTTGGGCTTTTTCTCTGTCTTCAATTCGGATGCGATCAAAGATCTTTCCATTTACAAAGGCCATATTCCCGCCGAGTATGGGGGACGGGCTTCCTCGGTCTTGGATATCAAAATGAAAGAGGGGAACACCAAGAAATTTGCTGCTCAGGGCGGCATCGGCTTGATTTCCAGCCGCGCGACCATTGAGGCGCCTATTGTAAAGGACAAAGGGTCATTTGTAGTTTCTGGTAGAAGAACGTACGTAGACCTGTTTTTGAAGCTCTCTAATGATGAGGATATCAATAAATCCACCCTTTATTTCTATGACCTCAATGCCAAGGCTAATTACAAGTTTGGTGATAAGGACCGGGTGTTTGTGTCAGGATATTTTGGCAGGGATAATTTCGGGTATGCTGATCTGTTTGGGTTTGACTGGGGAAATGCAACCGGTACCATCCGATGGAACCACCTCTTTAACGACCGTTTGTTTTTAAATTCCACTGCTGTGTTCAGTGATTACAATTATGTGGTGGATATTTCGGGAGAGGAAGATGAAAATGATGGGTTTAAGGTGACTTCTTCCATCAGGGATATCAGCTTGAAGGAAGATTTTGAATATTATATAAACCCAGACAATACCTTGAAGTTTGGGGCGGGGCTTATCCGCCATAATTTTGTTCCAGGTGAAATTTCCCCACAGGGAGATAGCTACATCAACGCCCAGACCTTACAGAATAAATACGCCTGGGAAGCAGCAGCCTATGTTTCTGAGGAGTTGAATGTTTCCCCGGCCTTAAGTGTGAATGGAGGGCTTCGTTATTCCTGGTTTGCCCAAGTGGGGCCAGGCGAGGTCTTTACCTATGATCAAGACGGCGATGTGGTAAGTTCGGAGACCTATGGAAAAGGCGAGATCGTAGAAACCTATGGCGGCCTGGAGCCGCGTCTTGGGCTGACGTATATGCTGAATGATGAAACCTCCCTAAAAGCATCATATGGAAGGAACCGCCAATACCTGCATCTTGTGTCCAATTCCACTTCTGGCACTCCCATAGATCTCTGGATTCCCAGCAGCAATAATGTGAAGCCGCAGATAGCCGATCAAATTGCGATGGGCTATTACAGGAATTTTAAGGATAATATGTATGAGTCTTCCATGGAAGTGTACTATAAGGATATGCAAAACCAAGTGGACTACCGTACAGGAGCTGAATTGGTGTTTAACGAAAATGTAGAATCCCAATTATTGTTTGGGAAAGGCTGGTCCTATGGTGCGGAATTTTTCCTGAGAAAGAATACGGGAAGACTGACCGGCTGGGTGAGTTATACCATCTCTAAAACGGTGCGGGAATTTGCCGGGGTGGATTATGGGGAAGTTTATCCGGCCAGTTGGGACAGACCGCATGACTTCTCGGTAGTGGGCATTTACCAGCTCAATAAAAAGTGGAACCTCTCAGCCTCCTTCGTTTACCGTTCTGGAAATGCAGTGACCTATCCTGTAGGAAAATATGAAATGAAAGGCGAGGTCATCAATATGTATGGAAAGCGAAATAATAACCGCATGCCAGATTACAATAGGCTGGACATCGGTGCCACCATGAAACTTAGAGATACAGAGAAGTTTAGTTCGGACCTGAACTTCTCTATCTACAATGTCTATGCACGGAAAAATGCCTATTCTATTTCATTCCGTGAAAACAGGGACGACCCTAGCCAAACCGAGGCTGTGAAAATTGCCCTCTTCAGCATCTTGCCATCCGTAACCTATAATTTTAGATTTAAATGA
- a CDS encoding DUF4249 domain-containing protein has protein sequence MNKYIGLILCLSVTLMGCEDVIELNLDEGDTRIAIEGIVTDQAGPYTVTITESVGFYEDNVFPAISGAYVEISDDQGNAEVLVETEEGVYQTTDLQGQRGVTYTLTVEHEGQSYSAQSRMPEEQVAIDSLGFRFEEESLLNKEGYYFKAYFEDPPGLGDYYSFNVFVNGEVYVFDFDGEMIEDDNFWLYSDKYTDGNVQDYDFPHTLGEGDEVYVELRHLEKSTYDYYRMLVDVIDGGGVAPSNPISNFGDTALGYFGAFSVTSIEATVE, from the coding sequence ATGAATAAATATATTGGACTAATCTTATGTTTGTCTGTGACCTTGATGGGGTGTGAGGACGTGATTGAACTGAACCTCGATGAAGGGGATACCCGTATTGCCATAGAGGGGATCGTTACCGATCAGGCGGGACCTTATACGGTAACCATAACCGAGTCAGTAGGTTTTTATGAAGACAATGTGTTTCCAGCCATTAGTGGTGCTTATGTAGAAATTTCCGATGATCAAGGAAATGCAGAAGTGTTGGTAGAAACCGAGGAAGGGGTTTACCAGACTACCGATCTTCAAGGTCAAAGAGGCGTGACATATACCCTCACTGTCGAGCATGAAGGCCAGTCCTACTCTGCCCAAAGCAGGATGCCAGAAGAGCAGGTGGCAATTGATTCCCTAGGTTTCCGATTTGAAGAAGAATCGTTGCTTAATAAAGAGGGATATTATTTCAAGGCTTATTTTGAGGATCCCCCTGGCTTAGGAGATTACTATAGCTTTAATGTCTTTGTAAATGGAGAAGTGTATGTTTTTGACTTTGATGGTGAGATGATCGAAGATGATAATTTTTGGCTTTACAGCGACAAGTACACGGATGGAAATGTCCAGGATTATGATTTTCCCCATACTTTGGGGGAGGGAGATGAAGTTTATGTGGAATTAAGGCATTTGGAAAAATCCACTTATGATTACTATCGCATGCTTGTGGATGTAATTGACGGTGGAGGAGTGGCTCCGTCCAATCCAATTTCAAATTTTGGCGATACGGCTTTGGGCTATTTTGGAGCGTTCTCGGTAACTAGTATAGAAGCTACAGTGGAGTAG